A region from the Drosophila takahashii strain IR98-3 E-12201 chromosome 2L, DtakHiC1v2, whole genome shotgun sequence genome encodes:
- the LOC108062093 gene encoding AN1-type zinc finger protein 2A, with translation MEFPHLGQHCSEPTCNRLDFLPVKCDSCDKVFCASHYNYDRHSCPSAHRKNVQVPICPLCREPVPTPPGVEPDVTVGQHIDQQCKSESKKIYTNRCHAKGCKRKELIPVTCSQCHLNFCLRHRHTSDHDCQPPSARAGAGAGSSSSGSGGWQSIFKTPSSTSSASESRSMAAQAAERRRQSRNTSSSISTTNSTPRAVQATQVQNIQGNMSEDEALARALALSIMEQDDAAERNRQAPTANNAQQVSVGGASQQANGKDKCLLS, from the exons ATGGAGTTTCCTCATCTAGGACAACATTGCAGCGAGCCAACTTGCAACCGTTTGG ATTTCCTGCCCGTCAAGTGCGACTCGTGCGACAAGGTCTTCTGCGCCTCGCACTACAATTACGATCGGCACAGCTGCCCCAGTGCCCACAGGAAGAACGTCCAGGTGCCCATCTGTCCGCTGTGCCGCGAACCCGTGCCCACTCCTCCGGGCGTGGAACCTGATGTGACCGTGGGCCAGCACATCGACCAGCAGTGCAAGTCGGAGAGCAAGAAGATCTACACGAATCGCTGCCACGCCAAGGGCTGCAAGCGCAAGGAGCTGATCCCGGTGACCTGCTCCCAGTGCCACTTGAACTTTTGCCTGCGTCATCGCCACACGAGCGACCACGACTGCCAGCCGCCGAGTGCCAGGgctggagcaggagcaggatccTCATCATCTGGCAGCGGCGGATGGCAGTCCATATTCAAGACCCCATCCTCCACCTCTTCCGCTTCGGAATCGCGTTCCATGGCTGCCCAGGCGGCCGAGAGACGCAGGCAGAGCAGGAACACTAGCAGCAGCATTAGCACTACCAATTCCACACCAAGAGCTGTGCAGGCCACCCAAGTACAAAACATTCAGGGCAATATG AGCGAAGACGAGGCCCTCGCCCGCGCCCTGGCCTTATCAATCATGGAGCAGGATGACGCGGCGGAACGCAACCGCCAAGCACCGACTGCAAATAACGCCCAACAGGTTTCAGTGGGCGGGGCCAGCCAGCAGGCAAATGGCAAGGACAAGTGCCTGCTGTCCTAG
- the Rsf1 gene encoding RNA-binding protein Rsf1 → MSSMGDQRGTRVYVGNLTDKVKKDDLEGEFTKYGKLNSVWIAFNPPGFAFVEFEHRDDAEKACDILNGSELLGSQLRVEISKGRPRQGRRGGPAERGRRGDFGRHSITSSGSGGGGFRQRGSSGSSSRHTERGYSSGRSGASSYNGRDGGSGFNRREVYGGGRDSSRYSSGSSASYGRTGGQSAGRFRSRSPVGNHRF, encoded by the coding sequence ATGTCTAGCATGGGTGATCAGCGCGGGACAAGGGTGTATGTCGGCAATCTGACCGACAAAGTGAAAAAGGACGATCTGGAGGGGGAGTTCACAAAGTACGGCAAGCTGAATTCGGTTTGGATAGCATTCAACCCCCCGGGCTTTGCGTTTGTGGAGTTCGAGCACCGCGACGACGCCGAAAAGGCGTGCGACATACTGAACGGATCGGAGCTCCTCGGCTCCCAGCTGCGCGTGGAGATATCGAAGGGGCGTCCGCGCCAGGGTAGGCGTGGCGGGCCGGCCGAAAGGGGCCGGCGCGGCGATTTCGGCCGGCACAGCATCACGAGCAGTGGCAGCGGCGGAGGGGGATTCCGGCAGCGCGGATCCAGCGGATCCTCGAGTCGTCACACGGAGAGGGGCTACAGCTCCGGCCGATCCGGGGCCAGCAGCTACAATGGACGCGACGGCGGAAGCGGCTTCAATCGCCGCGAGGTGTACGGCGGTGGACGCGACAGCAGCCGCTACAGCAGCGGTAGCAGCGCCAGCTACGGACGCACTGGCGGACAATCAGCTGGACGCTTCCGGTCCCGCTCGCCGGTTGGAAACCATCGATTCTAA